A region of the Arenibacter antarcticus genome:
GAACTGAAGCGGCAAGGCGACCCAAGGGTATTGGGGTATGGAAATATATTTGATAGTTACCCCCGTATGTCGATCATGCGCCAATTTGACGGATTTAACGAACGGGGGGAATATAATCTGGATTACATCCAAGAGGGACAAGTAAAAATAGAATAAGAATATTCCACGCAATTAGTTATCCATAAAGGAAAAACTAAAAATTAATCATCCCAAACCATATAAAATGGAAAACTAAAGTTAACAAAAGACAAATTAATGGTGTAGGATTGGAAAGGACTATTTAAATCCGATTTCCTTCAAACCTTCATGGCTTATTTTGATGGCCTTAAGAGGTTCTAGTCCGTCAAAGGTCATATCCTGCTCCACCATATAATATTCCATTCCCGACAATTCTTTTTTATTGAGAATACGTTTAAAATCGATATTACCTTTTCCAACAGGAGCAAATCGGCCTTGATCGTCCATATCCTTAACATGCCATATTTTAAAGCGTCCCGGATATTTTTCAAAATAAGCGATTGGATCCGCCCCAGCTTTGGTTACCCAATACAGGTCCATCTGAAAGTTGACAAATTCGGGATTGCAATGTTCTAATAAATAGTCGATAGTTACGATGCCGTCCACGTCTTTTTTGAATTCAAAATCGTGGTTGTGGTACAATAATTTCAGACCCGATGCATTTGCTTTTTCACCCAAAATGTCGAGAATTTTGGCCAAATTGGCTGCCCCACCGCTCATACTCATACTCCTTGTTGCTTGATCGAATTTAAAAAGTCCCATTGGTGGTACCGGAATTACAAAATATTCAAATCCAGCGGCCTTGACATCGGCCATCATCGATTCTGCATTTTCTAGGGTTACGGAACCTTGATGGGCACTGATAGGGCTTAGGCCCAATTCTGCTAAGTAGCTTTTAAAATCCGCAGGAGACATATTGTAGAACTTTCCATCGGCGTACCCAGCGGATTCTATATTCTTGTAACCTGCAGCTGCAACAGCTTTGAGGGTCGATTTTGCATCTGTTCCCATTTCATTTCGAACCGTATAGAGCGCCAAACCACCGTAATTCTGGACCTCTTTAACTTCATTTTCGGTTGTTTCTGTAACCGCTTTTGCTTTACTTGTCCCTTCTTTACAAGAAAGAAACAAACTAAGTGCTAGTGCTAAAATTGTAATTGGAATTAATTTCTTCATGGTTATTTAGTTTAAAATTTCATTAAAGTTGTCGCTACTGATTTTTCATTAACAAGAATAGAAAATAATTATAACTTTTCTGTATGTAGTTCGACTGTTTTTGACTTGAAACCATAAAGATAAGGCACTTTGTGTGCCCCTTCGCAAAATAATTTTTCACCCCGG
Encoded here:
- a CDS encoding sugar phosphate isomerase/epimerase, which gives rise to MKKLIPITILALALSLFLSCKEGTSKAKAVTETTENEVKEVQNYGGLALYTVRNEMGTDAKSTLKAVAAAGYKNIESAGYADGKFYNMSPADFKSYLAELGLSPISAHQGSVTLENAESMMADVKAAGFEYFVIPVPPMGLFKFDQATRSMSMSGGAANLAKILDILGEKANASGLKLLYHNHDFEFKKDVDGIVTIDYLLEHCNPEFVNFQMDLYWVTKAGADPIAYFEKYPGRFKIWHVKDMDDQGRFAPVGKGNIDFKRILNKKELSGMEYYMVEQDMTFDGLEPLKAIKISHEGLKEIGFK